In Mesorhizobium sp. M9A.F.Ca.ET.002.03.1.2, the DNA window GTCGGGTTTCTCGGCGCACGTCACGACCTGCGCCAGCTGCTGCTCGCTGCTGCCAGCCTGATGGCCGCCACAGGCGTCGCCATGTCCGTGGTCCACGATTACGCCCTGCTGCTGGTGGTCGCATTCGCCGGGACCGTGAATCCTTCGGCTGGGAGCGTGAGCGTCTTCGTGCCGCTTGAGCATGCGGCGCTCACCCGCGCGATGGCAGATGCCGAGCGGACAAAGATGTTCGCGCGCTACAGCCTGATCGGGGCGCTCGCAAGCGCCGTCGGAGCCCTCGCGGCAGCTGTGCCGGACATCACCGCTCCAGTGGGCCTCGACAGGCTGACCGCGATTAAGATGATGTTCGTCCTTTATGCGCTTGCCGGCGTCGCCGGTGGGCTTCTCTATGCCCGGATCCCCCGGCGGCGCGCCGCACCTGGGCCTGTCGAGGAGTCCGCGCTCGGCCCCTCACGGGCCATCGTCTTCAAGCTTGCGGCCCTGTTCAGCCTTGATGCGTTTGCAGGAGGATTCGTGGTCCAGTCGCTCCTGGCGCTCTGGCTGTTCGAGCGCTTCGATCTGTCGCTTTCGGCTGCTGGCGTGTTCTTCTTCTGGTCAGGCGTGCTGTCGGCACTCTCCTTCCCCGTCGCCGCCTGGCTGTCGCGGAAGGTCGGACTCATCAACACTATGGTCTTCACGCACATCCCGTCCAGCATCGCGTTGATGCTAGCGGCGTTCGCGCCCACCTTGCCTCTCGCTCTCTCCTTGCTGCTGATCCGCGCTGCGCTCTCCCAGATGGACGTGCCGACGCGCTCGTCCTACGTGATGGCCGTCGTAACGGAGGCGGAGCGGGCGGCGGCCGCGAGTTTCACGTCGGTGCCGCGCAGCCTTGCCGCGGCCGCGAGCCCGGCCCTGGCGGGAGTCCTGTTTGCTGCCTCCTATCGGGCCTGGCCCCTTGTCGTCTGCGGAGCACTGAAGATCGTCTACGATCTCCTCCTGCTGATGCAGTTCCGGCACTTGAAGCCGCCGGAGGAACGCTGACCCGAACCCTCTATTCGCACGATCAGGAGACGACCACGATCTGCCAGACGGCAACACCGGCAAGCGCCAGCCCGGCGGCGCCTTCGAGGGTTCGGGAAATGGTTTCGAGCGGCTTGCCGGCGAAGAAATCAACCAGACGTTCCCGAAACAGGATCGACAACACCGCGACGCAGGACAGCGTCAGCGCCACGCCGACCATCATGGTGATCGCGAACAGAATGCCGGCGCCGGGA includes these proteins:
- a CDS encoding MFS transporter, whose protein sequence is MPANGIAPATYLFAARALRDFGDGFVAVLLPVYLLALGFSPLQVGIIATASLLGSALLTIAVGFLGARHDLRQLLLAAASLMAATGVAMSVVHDYALLLVVAFAGTVNPSAGSVSVFVPLEHAALTRAMADAERTKMFARYSLIGALASAVGALAAAVPDITAPVGLDRLTAIKMMFVLYALAGVAGGLLYARIPRRRAAPGPVEESALGPSRAIVFKLAALFSLDAFAGGFVVQSLLALWLFERFDLSLSAAGVFFFWSGVLSALSFPVAAWLSRKVGLINTMVFTHIPSSIALMLAAFAPTLPLALSLLLIRAALSQMDVPTRSSYVMAVVTEAERAAAASFTSVPRSLAAAASPALAGVLFAASYRAWPLVVCGALKIVYDLLLLMQFRHLKPPEER